DNA from Sorangium aterium:
CATCGCATGCGGGGGCGCAGGGGCATGGTGGGCCGCTGCCGCTGCGGCAATCGTACGGAGGGCCGCTGCCGCAGTCGCACGGAGGGCCGCTGCCGCAGTCGCACGGAGGGCCGCTGCCGCAGTCGTATGGAGGGCCGCTGCCGCAGTCGTATGGAGGGCCGCTGCCGCAGTCGCACGGAGGGCCGGCGTCGCATGCGGGGGCGCAGGGGCATGGTGGGTCGGCGTCGTTGCCGACGATCGAGACGCAGCACGCCACGTCATGGCGAGAGGCGCAGCGAGCGGCACCGCAGCCGCCGCAGGAGGTGGAGCTGCCGTACGTGACTCCGCAGCTCTCGGCGATGGAGTCGCCGCGAGCGGGAGCGCCGCTGCCGGTCGTTGCGCGGCCAGTGGCGCCGAGCTCGGTGACGGCCCCGAGCGCCGTACCGGCGGAGTCGTTGCGGAAAGAGACGCCGATGACGGCGGCTCCGGCGGCGCTGCTCACCCAGCGGCGGCGCGCGCCGCGGGCCTACGTGCTGGCGCCGCTGGTGGCGCTGGGGCTCACGCTGGGAGGCGTGGGCGTGGTGCTGGCGCTCCGCTCCGCGCGCGGCACGGCGCCGGCTCCGGTGACAGGAGAGCCGGCGGCCTCGGCGGCGCCGGTCGAGAGCGCGACGGCGAGCGCAGCGACGGCAAGCGCAGCGACCGCAGCGGTCGCGCCAGCGCCGCCGCCCGAGGCGAGCCCCACGACGCCCGCGCCGGAGGCGACGCCGAGCGCGGCGGCGGCGACCACGGCCGAGGCGGCGGTGGAGGCCGGAGCAGCGGAGAAGGCAGGGGCGGCTGCGGCCTCCGAGGCGCCTGCTCCCAAGGAGCAGCCGGCGGCGGCGAAGGAGCAGGCGGCGGCGAAGGAGCAGGCGGCGGTGAAAGAGCAGGCGGCGGCGAAGGCAGCGCCTGTGAAGGCAGCGCCGGCCGCGACGGACGACGACGAGGACTTCTACCCGATGCCGAAGCGGCAGAAGCCGTCGTTTTTGCGGGTGATCGAGGAGCGGAAGAAGGCGGCGCCGGCCAAGGCGGCAGCGCCAGCGCAAGCAGGGGGCACGACGCCAGCCAAGCCGTGCCCTGCGGTGGGGTGCAGGCCGTTCTAGTCGCTGAGGAGAGAGGTCTTCGAGATGGGCAGCAACAAGGACAGCGACGACATCCGGCAGTACCTGCCGGATCTGGAGAGCATCCGGCGCGAGGCGGATCCTGAGGTGGCGGAGCGGAAGCTGCAGCAGGCGCTGAACAACCCGGAGCTGGACCGGGCGCTGTCGGAGATGCAGCAGCAGAAGCCGACGGGGCAGCCGCTGTTCCAGTTCCCGGTGGTGCCGGCGCTGCCCAAGGAGCGAACGGGACCTCCGCCGCTTCCGGTGCAAGCGGCGCCGCCGCCGTATCCGGCACAAGCGACGCCGCCACCGCTGCCGACGCAAGCGGGGCGGACTCCGCTGCCGGTGCACGCGGTACCACCGCCGTTTCCGGCGAAGGCGCCGCAGCAGGCAGCGCCGCACGGGGTGGTCGCGCAGCAGCACGGGGCAGTCGCGCAGCAACACGGGGCGGTCGCGCAGCAGCACGGGGCAGTCGCGCAGCAGCACGGGGCAGTCGCGCAGCAGCACGGGGCGGCGGCGCTGCCCGGAGCAGCGGTGCCGCATCAGGGCGCGATGGCAGCGCAGCGTGCGCCGGTGCAGCAGGGGGCGCAGGTGACGCAGCGTGTGCCGTTATACGGGGGCGCGGCGGCTCCGCAGCACGCGCCGGTGCAGCAGGGCGCGCCGGTGCAGCCGGGAGCGATGGCGCAGAGCCAGTGGGCGGACCGGGCGCTGCCGCCGATCGACAAGGCGCTGCTGCCGTCGTCGTTGCTGCCGGTGACGCCGCCGCCGGTGGTGACGCCGAAGCCGCCGGCTGGAGCGCAGGCGGAGGGGCGGCGCCGACCCTGGATGCCGACGTGGCTCATGGTGGTGCTCGCCGTGCTCGCGGTGAGCATGCCGTTCGTGCTGGCGATGCTCCTGCGGCGAGAGACGCCGCCGAAAGAGCAGGATCCGGCGCTGCCGCCAAGCGGGGCGCCAGCGCAGAGCACGCAGGCGCCGCCGGAGGCCTCGGAGCTGTTGCCGCCGGTGGCGCCGGCACCGCCGGAGGCGGTCGAGCCAAGCCTCGATGACACCGCGTCCGCGAGCCAACCGCCAGCGCCGCCACCGCCACCAGGGCCGGTGTCGCCCGTGCCCGCGCGGCCGACGCGTGCGGCGCCGCACGTTCCGCAGACGCCCGTCGCGCCTGCGCCTACCGACAAGCCGCTCGCCGATGACGTGATGGAGTGAACCAGCGTGGAGCCATGATGATGAACTGCCGATCCCTTGCTGTGTTGTTCAGTGCCGCGACGCTGATCGCCGTCCCTGAGATCGCTGCCGCGCAGACCGCCACGCCGCAGGCTGCGCCCGCCAACGCCGACGCGGTGACACGTGCCGATGAGTCCTACCGACGAGGGCTCCGTCTCTACTCGGACAAGAAGTACGTGGAGGCGGAGGCCGAGCTGCAGTCTGCGTGGGAGCTGAACCCGACGTTCGACGTGGCGTACAACCTCGGGAACACGAAGTACCAGCTGAAGAAGTACCGAGAAGCAGCGGAGCACCTGTCGTTCGCGCTGAGGAACTGGCCGCTGGTCAAGACAGTGGCGAAGCTGAAGCCGACGGCGGAGCAGCGATTCGCGGAGTCGCGAGCGCAGGTGGGGGCGCTGAGGGTGACGGTCAGCGTGGCGGGGGCGGAAGTGCTTGTGGACGGCAAGGCCGTGGGCCGAGCACCGCTGGAAGGCGAGGTGTTCGTCGAGCCAGGTGAGCACCGGGTAGAGGCGAGGCTGGAGGGGTATGCGCCGCTGAGCCAGACGGTGAAGAGCGCCAAGGGAGAGACGGCGGACGTGGGGATGGCGCTGGTGCCGGAGAAGAGCGAGGCGCAGGCGGCGGGCGCGAAGACGGAGGGCGGGATGGGCGCGGCGGGCGTGGGGGCCGGTGGGCCGGTGATGGGGCAGCCGCCGGCGGGGCCGGTGGAGCCGCCGCCGAAGAAGAACTGGGTGCCGGTGATCGCGCTGGGGGCGGCGAGCGCGGTGGGGCTCGGCGTGGGGATCGGGATGACGGTGGCGTCGAATAATGCGAGCGGGGATGCCCACACGCAGAGCACTGCGATCATTGAGGCCGGTGCGCAGTGCGTGAGGCCTGAAGCGTCGTGGGTCGGGCCATGCGAAAAGGTGCGGAGCGATGCATCGCGTGCCGACACATTGGGGAACGTTGCACGGGTCGCATATATCGCTTCGGGCGTGCTCGCGATCGGCGCGGTGACTTATGCGCTTTGGCCGAAGTCGAAGCGCACGGAGCCGGTACTTGCTCTGCCCGTGGTGCACTCGAGTGGTGCGGGCCTGGCCGTGATGGGGGCTTGGTGATGGATTTCCGAAAGGCAAAGCACGTGCGGAACATGCGCAAAGCGCTCGGCGGGTTGACGTTCGTCTTGGCGGCAGCGGGTTGCGATAGCTTCTGGAGCCACCTCGCGGACGACTGCGAACTCCTGGTCACGTGTGAGCATTTCTATCCGTCAGGCACAGGCGGCAGTGTGCCGAACCCCGGATGCGAGGCTGATCCGACGCAGGACGCGAGCACGGTGACGGACGAGTGCGCGGTGTTCGCGAGCGCGACGGCAGAAGCCGGAGGAGATGGGACGAAGGCGAGGCCGTATGTGTCGCTCGGGGAGGCGGTGGCGAACGCGAAGGGCAAGCGGGTGCTGGCGTGCGCGAGCGGAACGTTCCCCGAGAGCGTGACGATCGAGGCTGGGGTCGAGGTGATCGGCGGCTTCGACTGCGGCGCGGGATGGGCGTGGAGCCAAGATGCGCGGAGCACGATCGAGGGGCCAGCGGATGACGTAGCGCTGACACTGTCAGAAGCCGCGAGCGGTGTGAAGGTACGGAGCTTCGCGGTTCGGGTGGCAAGCGCGACGGTGGCCGGCGGGTCGTCGATCGGCGTGGCGGTGGCGGACATCGAAGCGGAACTGGCGCAGGTGGAGGTGACCGCGGGCGATGGGATGGATGGGGAGGACGGCGCGACGCCGGCGGAGGCGCCGCAGGCGGGGGCGAGCGCACCGGAAATGACTGCTTCGAATGCATGCGACCTACCCGTTGGTGTTCAGGGTGGCAAGCCCGGCATTACGACGTGCGACGACGGCGAGACGCACGGTGGCGTCGGTGGGCTCGGTGGGATTACCGAGACCGAGGAGGGCAACGGGCAGAAGGGAACGGATGGCGCGCCGCTGCCGGAACCGAACCCGGACGAGTACGGGCTTGGTGGAGCAGGGCAGACCGTTGGCAATTGCCGACAGGGAGAGCCCGGTGCGCCTGGAACTACCGGCGACTCCGGTGTTGCCGGCAGCGGCACGACGCTGCTGACGCTGTCCGGTATCGCTGGAGGCGACGGAGCGAACGGTACAACGGGGAAGAAAGGTCAAGGGGGCGGTGGAGGCGGTGGAGCGAAAGCGGGGCTGTTCTGCAAGGTCGGCGCGGGCACCTTCGAGGGCCCCGGCGCGAGCGGAGGTGGAGGCGGCGCGGGTGGTTGCGGCGGGAAGGGGGGCGGAGGCGGCAAGGCTGGCGGGTCGAGCCTCGGGATCGTGAGCCTCGGGACGAAGCTTGCGCTGACAGAGGTGAGCATCGCGGTGGGTAAGGCGGGCAAGGGGGGCAACGGAGCCGGGGGTCGAGGCGGAGCGCTCGGCGGCAGCGGCGCAACGGGCGGAACGCCATCGTCCCTCGGCGGCTCGGCCGGCTGCGATGGCGGTCGAGGCGGTCAAGGAGGGATGGGCGGCCCCGGAGCCGGCGGCCGAGGCGGCCACGCGGTGGGCATCGCCTACGCGGCGGCGCCGGGTGCTGCGGTAACGCTGGCGAACTTCATGGTGGGCACAGCGGGCGACGGCGGAGGCACGGCGCCGGGAGGAAACGCCGGCGAGGCAGGCGTGAGCGGAGAATGTTGGGACTTCACCGGCAATGTGAGCTGCGGCCAGTGACGTGAGCAGCGCGGTGAGGGTGAGTGAGAATTGTTGATAGCTGAGCGCAATGCGGAGGAGCGACGGACGAGCGCGCTGCTCCGCGAGCAGCTGAGCTGAAGGGGAGACAAGAAATGGTTCGACGCACCCCGCGCCGGGGTGATAGGGACTCTTTTGTCGCGGAGACGCGGCACGGTGGGCTTCCCGGCGCTGACAACTTCACCACCTCCGAGTGGACTGCTCAATGCGCGGGCGGAGGGACCGTTGATCTGCTGACTTCTTCTGCGTCGGGCCGCGAGAGCGGATGTTATCCGACGGTCGCTGAAGGGAGCCCGGCAGCAGATCGCTTTTGCGCGGTGGGAGAGCTTCGAGGCGCGACCGCCGGGGGATGGACGCGCCGCCTCGCTGAACCCCGAACCGCCGTTGCAGGCGAGACCCCTCCCGTCCCGCGCGCAGCGCGGGGCGTGGGAGGGGCGGACCGCGCGCAGGCCCGTAGGGCCGAGCACGGGCCGGGGGTGGGCAGCATCCTTGTGGCCGTCCTTCTTTGCTGCATGCCAGCGCGCACTGCATGGGGCGAGGAACGCGGCTCATCGACTGCGATGGCGTCGAGGAACTCCGCGGAGGCTGAGCTTGAGTCGGCGTGGGAGCTGAACCCGACGTTCGATGTGGCGTACAACCTCGGGAACACGAAGTACCAGCTGAAGAAGTACCGAGAAGCAGCGGAGCATCTGTCGTTCGCGCTGAGGAACTGGCCGCTGGTCAAGACGGTGGCGAAGCTGAAGCCGACGGCGGAACAGCGGCTGGCGGAGTCGCGAGCGCAGGTGGGGGCGCTGAGGGTGACGGTCAGCGCGGCGGGTGCGGAAGTGCTTGTGGACGGCAAGGCCGTGGGCCGAGCGCCGCTGGACGGCGAGGTGTTCGTCGAGCCAGGTGAGCACCGGGTAGAGGCGAGGCTCGAGGGGTATGCGCCGCTGAGCCATACGGTGAAGAGCGCCAAGGGAGAGACGGCGGAAGTGGGGCTGGCGCTGGTGCCGGTGAAGAGCGAGGCGCGGGCGGCGGGCGTGAAGACGGAGGGCGGGATGGGCGCGGCGGGCGTGGGGGCCGGTGCGCCGGTGATGGGGCAGCCGCCGGCGGGGCCGGTGGAGCCGCCGCCGAAGAAGAACTGGGTGCCGGTGATCGCGCTGGGCGCGGCGAGCGCGGTGGGGCTCGGCGTGGGGATCGGGATGACGGTGGCGAGGAACAGCGCGCACGATGACGCACGCTCCAAAGGCGAAGTGATTCTTCGAGCCGGCGGAGAATGCGCGACACCCTCGGCTACGTTCGTCAAGCCGTGCCAAGAGCTTCAGAGTATCGGCTCCCGAGGCGCGACGTTGGGCGACGCTGCGCGAGTGGCCTACATCGCATCGGGAGCGCTGGCGATCGCTGCGGTGACATATGTCCTATGGTCTCGACCGAAAGCGACAACGACGGAGCGCGTTCGCGCATTGCCCCGGGTGCAGACGGGTAGTGTTGGAATCGACGTGTTGGGTGCGTGGTGAGCTCGAGCGAAGGAACAACGACCATGGGCCGAAGGTGTTGGATCGTAGCAGGCTTGGGACTCGCCACGGCAGTTTGCGGGTGCAGCGGGTTCTGGGACAATATGGATGAGGATTGCGAGCTGATGCTGACGTGCGATCACTTCGCATCCGGAGGTACTGGCGGCAATCCGCCGAACCCCGCGTGTGAGGCGGATCCGACGCAGGACGCGAGCACGGTGACGGACGAGTGCGCGGTGTTCGTGAGCGCGACGGCAAAAGCGGGGGGAGACGGGACAAAGGCGAAGCCATACGCGTCGCTCGGGGAAGCGGTCGCGAAGGCGGACGGCAAGCGGGTACTCGCGTGCACGAGCGAGCCGTTCGCCGAGAGCGTGAAGATTGAGGCAGGGATCGAGGTGATCGGGGGATTCGACTGCGAGGCGGAGTGGACGTGGAGCGTTGAGGCGCGGAGCGCGATCGAGGCGCCTGCGAACCAGATCGCGCTCACAGTGTCGGAGGCCGCGAGCGGGGCGAAGGTGCGGAGCTTCGCGATCCGCGCTGCGAGCGCGACGGAGCTGGGCGGGTCGTCGATCGGCGTGGTGGTGGCGGATGTCGAGGCGGAACTGGCGCAGGTGGATGTGACCGCGGGCGACGGGATGGCCGGCGCAAACGGCGAGACGCCGACGGCGGCGTCGCAGGCGGGGGCGAGCGCGTCGGAGATGGTGTCGGATGCGTGCGAGGTCGTCTTCGGCGGCGAGCCCGGCGTGACGATGTGCCAGGACGGCGAGACGCGCGGCGGCGCCGGTGGACTCGGCGGGACCACGGGTACCGACGAGGGCAACGGGCAGAAGGGTGCCGATGGTGTGCCGCTGCCAGACCCGAACCCAGAGAAGTATGGTCTAGGCGGTCCCGGGCAGACCGACGTCGCGGGCAACTGCCGGCGCGGTGAAGATGGCATACCAGGAACTCTTGGCGGTTCCGGCGAGGCCGGCAGTGCGACGACGCTGACGCTGGCGGGCATCACGGGTGGCGACGGTGGCAACGGCAGAATTGGGACGCGAGGTCAAGGGGGAGGTGGCGGCGGAGGCGCGAAAGCAGGGCTGTTCTGCGGGCCCGTCGCGAACCCGCTGGATGGTCCCGGCGCCAGCGGAGGCGG
Protein-coding regions in this window:
- a CDS encoding PEGA domain-containing protein; amino-acid sequence: MMMNCRSLAVLFSAATLIAVPEIAAAQTATPQAAPANADAVTRADESYRRGLRLYSDKKYVEAEAELQSAWELNPTFDVAYNLGNTKYQLKKYREAAEHLSFALRNWPLVKTVAKLKPTAEQRFAESRAQVGALRVTVSVAGAEVLVDGKAVGRAPLEGEVFVEPGEHRVEARLEGYAPLSQTVKSAKGETADVGMALVPEKSEAQAAGAKTEGGMGAAGVGAGGPVMGQPPAGPVEPPPKKNWVPVIALGAASAVGLGVGIGMTVASNNASGDAHTQSTAIIEAGAQCVRPEASWVGPCEKVRSDASRADTLGNVARVAYIASGVLAIGAVTYALWPKSKRTEPVLALPVVHSSGAGLAVMGAW
- a CDS encoding PEGA domain-containing protein; this translates as MASRNSAEAELESAWELNPTFDVAYNLGNTKYQLKKYREAAEHLSFALRNWPLVKTVAKLKPTAEQRLAESRAQVGALRVTVSAAGAEVLVDGKAVGRAPLDGEVFVEPGEHRVEARLEGYAPLSHTVKSAKGETAEVGLALVPVKSEARAAGVKTEGGMGAAGVGAGAPVMGQPPAGPVEPPPKKNWVPVIALGAASAVGLGVGIGMTVARNSAHDDARSKGEVILRAGGECATPSATFVKPCQELQSIGSRGATLGDAARVAYIASGALAIAAVTYVLWSRPKATTTERVRALPRVQTGSVGIDVLGAW